One window of the Populus nigra chromosome 4, ddPopNigr1.1, whole genome shotgun sequence genome contains the following:
- the LOC133690769 gene encoding protein ROLLING AND ERECT LEAF 2-like isoform X2 — MGCGGSKVDDLPLVVLCRERKEIIKAASDHRYALAAAHVAYFHSLRDVGDAIRRFVDEGLVIASSSTAPASPVLTLPSREGKSRHISKNSSTSTSLSHSIDTKSKDEEIEDSHLPLSSGSDLDSDSGSGSGHIHIHDTREEEEEEEGAVREIPSTSYNNNFNDYPQPQGNWGFPNYSGDNPYPNPYPYPYSYENSYTNTYYMKRSATPAKTVVYEDPSVNGYSDGGSGYYGGGYFGYPMMNSPARKPSPEKPPPVPPSPPRVSTWDYFNVFDAYDNGGSGGYPAYHPYARYGYGSSTSSPDSKEVREREGIPDLEDETEQEVIKEVHKEKKKASEEMDLNGKMKFNEEMMRNYGEGTSKSVHIESSSESLESVKGKGIKSSMSPNTIQSPDSIVSKSPEEGSVRKKGVSFEVEDASNVTVEIESSKPSSVPTTTLSAHGTRDLQEVVKEIRDEFETASGYGNEVAIMLEVSKLPYQCQQRSSLFKVILSRILYLVSSHPPARPSVRISSRTMKMAKSYPLESGNDFDMRRRNLSSTLEEIYAWEKKLYKEVRDEERLRVIYEKECKRLKMLDDRGAESSKIDASQASIRKLLTKINVCIRAVDAISSKIHRLRDEELQPQITELIHGLIRMWKSMLRCHQKQFQAIMDSKVRSLKARRDSGLKATVELEVELINWCTCFNNWINTQKSYVESLNGWLLRCLHQEPEVTADGIVPFSPSRIGAPPIFVICNDWYQGIVRISEQEGVENAMLGFTSSLHQLWERQDEEQRQRIKADYLTRDFEKQLKTLRMEKGRIEQERGISPPDKTMSKVSSESGISPLDDLKVDLDSMRKKLEEERARHKETAKSVHDAASSSLQAGLVPIFQALGKFTSEVLKAHEEVRL; from the exons ATGGGCTGTGGAGGTTCTAAAGTGGACGATTTACCACTAGTAGTTCTCTGTAGGGAGCGCAAGGAAATCATCAAAGCTGCCTCCGACCACCGCTACGCTCTCGCTGCTGCACACGTGGCTTATTTTCATTCGCTGAGAGACGTTGGCGACGCGATTCGCCGGTTTGTCGATGAAGGGCTCGTGATCGCCTCTTCCTCAACCGCTCCTGCCTCTCCTGTACTAACATTACCATCTCGCGAAGGGAAATCCAGGCACATATCGAAGAACTCCTCTACTTCAACCTCACTTTCGCACTCTATAGACACCAAAAGCAAAGACGAGGAGATTGAAGATTCGCATTTGCCCTTGTCTTCCGGGTCGGATTTGGATTCAGACTCCGGTTCAGGTTCAGGTCACATCCACATTCATGATACccgtgaagaagaagaagaagaagaaggagctGTAAGAGAGATACCTTCTACTTcttacaataataattttaatgattatCCCCAACCTCAAGGAAATTGGGGTTTTCCTAATTACTCAGGAGATAACCCGTATCCTAACCCGTATCCGTATCCATACTCGTATGAGAATTCGTATACTAATACGTATTATATGAAGAGGTCTGCTACTCCGGCTAAAACGGTGGTGTATGAGGATCCGTCAGTAAATGGGTATTCTGATGGCGGGTCGGGTTATTACGGAGGTGGGTATTTTGGGTACCCGATGATGAATTCACCAGCAAGGAAGCCAAGTCCTGAGAAGCCACCACCGGTGCCCCCATCACCACCAAGAGTGTCAACATGGGATTATTTCAATGTGTTCGATGCATACGACAATGGTGGTAGTGGTGGGTATCCAGCTTATCATCCGTACGCGAGATACGGATATGGGTCGAGTACAAGTAGTCCAGATTCGAAAGAGGTGAGGGAGAGAGAAGGGATTCCTGATTTGGAAGATGAAACGGAGCAAGAAGTAATAAAAGAGGTTcataaagagaagaagaaagcgaGTGAAGAAATGGATTTGAATGGAAAAATGAAGTTTAATGAGGAAATGATGAGGAATTACGGAGAGGGTACTTCAAAATCAGTGCATATAGAAAGCAGTAGTGAGAGTTTAGAGTCTGTTAAAGGTAAAGGAATCAAGAGCAGTATGAGTCCGAACACGATTCAGAGTCCTGATAGTATTGTTTCGAAGAGCCCTGAAGAGGGGTCTGTTAGGAAAAAAGGGGTTAgttttgaggttgaagatgcaTCTAATGTAACAGTGGAAATTGAGTCTTCAAAGCCTAGTAGTGTTCCTACCACTACATTGTCGGCTCATGGTACAAGGGATCTTCAAGAGGTGGTGAAGGAAATAAGGGACGAGTTTGAGACCGCTTCTGGTTATGGGAATGAGGTTGCAATAATGCTTGAGGTGAGCAAGTTGCCTTACCAATGCCAGCAAAGAAGCTCCCTGTTTAaag TGATTCTTTCCAGGATCTTGTATTTGGTGTCTTCCCACCCTCCTGCAAGGCCATCAGTGCGCATTTCTTCTAGGACAATGAAAATGGCAAAATCTTACCCCTTGGAATCTGGAAATGACTTTGACATGAGGCGGAGAAACCTATCATCTACTCTAGAGGAAATTTACGCTTGGGAGAAGAAACTATACAAGGAAGTGAGG GATGAAGAACGGCTACGGGTCATCTATGAAAAGGAGTGCAAAAGGTTAAAAATGTTGGATGACCGTGGGGCAGAGTCTAGTAAAATTGATGCTAGTCAGGCTTCGATAAGGAAATTGCTGACAAAAATCAATGTGTGTATCCGAGCTGTTGATGCCATATCCAGTAAGATACACAGGTTGAGGGATGAAGAATTGCAGCCTCAGATCACTGAATTGATTCATGG GTTGATCAGAATGTGGAAGTCCATGCTCAGATGTCACCAGAAGCAGTTCCAAGCTATTATGGATAGCAAAGTTCGCTCTCTAAAAGCACGGAGAGATTCTGGTTTGAAAGCCACAGTTGAACTTGAAGTGGAGCTTATTAATTGGTGCACCTGTTTTAACAATTGGATTAACACCCAAAAATCGTATGTTGAGTCATTAAATGGGTGGCTGTTAAGGTGCCTTCACCAGGAACCTGAAGTAACCGCTGATGGGATTGTGCCCTTCTCCCCGAGCAGAATTGGTGCTCCACCTATTTTTGTAATTTGCAATGATTGGTACCAAGGAATTGTTAGGATTTCTGAGCAGGAGGGGGTTGAAAATGCCATGCTTGGTTTTACTTCAAGCTTACATCAGTTGTGGGAACGGCAAGATGAGGAGCAGCGACAGAGGATCAAAGCAGACTACCTTACAAGGGATTTTGAGAAACAGCTTAAAACCTTGCGAATGGAGAAGGGAAGGATTGAGCAGGAGCGTGGAATCTCACCTCCAGATAAAACCATGTCAAAGGTTTCTTCAGAGAGTGGAATCTCACCACTAGATGATCTAAAGGTGGATTTGGATTCAATGAGgaagaaattggaagaagaGAGGGCAAGGCACAAGGAAACAGCCAAATCAGTCCATGATGCAGCTTCCAGTAGTTTACAAGCAGGTTTGGTCCCAATTTTTCAGGCTCTGGGCAAGTTCACTTCCGAAGTTCTGAAAGCTCATGAAGAAGTTAGGCTTTGA
- the LOC133690769 gene encoding protein ROLLING AND ERECT LEAF 2-like isoform X1, with product MGCGGSKVDDLPLVVLCRERKEIIKAASDHRYALAAAHVAYFHSLRDVGDAIRRFVDEGLVIASSSTAPASPVLTLPSREGKSRHISKNSSTSTSLSHSIDTKSKDEEIEDSHLPLSSGSDLDSDSGSGSGHIHIHDTREEEEEEEGAVREIPSTSYNNNFNDYPQPQGNWGFPNYSGDNPYPNPYPYPYSYENSYTNTYYMKRSATPAKTVVYEDPSVNGYSDGGSGYYGGGYFGYPMMNSPARKPSPEKPPPVPPSPPRVSTWDYFNVFDAYDNGGSGGYPAYHPYARYGYGSSTSSPDSKEVREREGIPDLEDETEQEVIKEVHKEKKKASEEMDLNGKMKFNEEMMRNYGEGTSKSVHIESSSESLESVKGKGIKSSMSPNTIQSPDSIVSKSPEEGSVRKKGVSFEVEDASNVTVEIESSKPSSVPTTTLSAHGTRDLQEVVKEIRDEFETASGYGNEVAIMLEVSKLPYQCQQRSSLFKVILSRILYLVSSHPPARPSVRISSRTMKMAKSYPLESGNDFDMRRRNLSSTLEEIYAWEKKLYKEVRVWGNDVDEERLRVIYEKECKRLKMLDDRGAESSKIDASQASIRKLLTKINVCIRAVDAISSKIHRLRDEELQPQITELIHGLIRMWKSMLRCHQKQFQAIMDSKVRSLKARRDSGLKATVELEVELINWCTCFNNWINTQKSYVESLNGWLLRCLHQEPEVTADGIVPFSPSRIGAPPIFVICNDWYQGIVRISEQEGVENAMLGFTSSLHQLWERQDEEQRQRIKADYLTRDFEKQLKTLRMEKGRIEQERGISPPDKTMSKVSSESGISPLDDLKVDLDSMRKKLEEERARHKETAKSVHDAASSSLQAGLVPIFQALGKFTSEVLKAHEEVRL from the exons ATGGGCTGTGGAGGTTCTAAAGTGGACGATTTACCACTAGTAGTTCTCTGTAGGGAGCGCAAGGAAATCATCAAAGCTGCCTCCGACCACCGCTACGCTCTCGCTGCTGCACACGTGGCTTATTTTCATTCGCTGAGAGACGTTGGCGACGCGATTCGCCGGTTTGTCGATGAAGGGCTCGTGATCGCCTCTTCCTCAACCGCTCCTGCCTCTCCTGTACTAACATTACCATCTCGCGAAGGGAAATCCAGGCACATATCGAAGAACTCCTCTACTTCAACCTCACTTTCGCACTCTATAGACACCAAAAGCAAAGACGAGGAGATTGAAGATTCGCATTTGCCCTTGTCTTCCGGGTCGGATTTGGATTCAGACTCCGGTTCAGGTTCAGGTCACATCCACATTCATGATACccgtgaagaagaagaagaagaagaaggagctGTAAGAGAGATACCTTCTACTTcttacaataataattttaatgattatCCCCAACCTCAAGGAAATTGGGGTTTTCCTAATTACTCAGGAGATAACCCGTATCCTAACCCGTATCCGTATCCATACTCGTATGAGAATTCGTATACTAATACGTATTATATGAAGAGGTCTGCTACTCCGGCTAAAACGGTGGTGTATGAGGATCCGTCAGTAAATGGGTATTCTGATGGCGGGTCGGGTTATTACGGAGGTGGGTATTTTGGGTACCCGATGATGAATTCACCAGCAAGGAAGCCAAGTCCTGAGAAGCCACCACCGGTGCCCCCATCACCACCAAGAGTGTCAACATGGGATTATTTCAATGTGTTCGATGCATACGACAATGGTGGTAGTGGTGGGTATCCAGCTTATCATCCGTACGCGAGATACGGATATGGGTCGAGTACAAGTAGTCCAGATTCGAAAGAGGTGAGGGAGAGAGAAGGGATTCCTGATTTGGAAGATGAAACGGAGCAAGAAGTAATAAAAGAGGTTcataaagagaagaagaaagcgaGTGAAGAAATGGATTTGAATGGAAAAATGAAGTTTAATGAGGAAATGATGAGGAATTACGGAGAGGGTACTTCAAAATCAGTGCATATAGAAAGCAGTAGTGAGAGTTTAGAGTCTGTTAAAGGTAAAGGAATCAAGAGCAGTATGAGTCCGAACACGATTCAGAGTCCTGATAGTATTGTTTCGAAGAGCCCTGAAGAGGGGTCTGTTAGGAAAAAAGGGGTTAgttttgaggttgaagatgcaTCTAATGTAACAGTGGAAATTGAGTCTTCAAAGCCTAGTAGTGTTCCTACCACTACATTGTCGGCTCATGGTACAAGGGATCTTCAAGAGGTGGTGAAGGAAATAAGGGACGAGTTTGAGACCGCTTCTGGTTATGGGAATGAGGTTGCAATAATGCTTGAGGTGAGCAAGTTGCCTTACCAATGCCAGCAAAGAAGCTCCCTGTTTAaag TGATTCTTTCCAGGATCTTGTATTTGGTGTCTTCCCACCCTCCTGCAAGGCCATCAGTGCGCATTTCTTCTAGGACAATGAAAATGGCAAAATCTTACCCCTTGGAATCTGGAAATGACTTTGACATGAGGCGGAGAAACCTATCATCTACTCTAGAGGAAATTTACGCTTGGGAGAAGAAACTATACAAGGAAGTGAGGGTATGGGGCAATGATGTT GATGAAGAACGGCTACGGGTCATCTATGAAAAGGAGTGCAAAAGGTTAAAAATGTTGGATGACCGTGGGGCAGAGTCTAGTAAAATTGATGCTAGTCAGGCTTCGATAAGGAAATTGCTGACAAAAATCAATGTGTGTATCCGAGCTGTTGATGCCATATCCAGTAAGATACACAGGTTGAGGGATGAAGAATTGCAGCCTCAGATCACTGAATTGATTCATGG GTTGATCAGAATGTGGAAGTCCATGCTCAGATGTCACCAGAAGCAGTTCCAAGCTATTATGGATAGCAAAGTTCGCTCTCTAAAAGCACGGAGAGATTCTGGTTTGAAAGCCACAGTTGAACTTGAAGTGGAGCTTATTAATTGGTGCACCTGTTTTAACAATTGGATTAACACCCAAAAATCGTATGTTGAGTCATTAAATGGGTGGCTGTTAAGGTGCCTTCACCAGGAACCTGAAGTAACCGCTGATGGGATTGTGCCCTTCTCCCCGAGCAGAATTGGTGCTCCACCTATTTTTGTAATTTGCAATGATTGGTACCAAGGAATTGTTAGGATTTCTGAGCAGGAGGGGGTTGAAAATGCCATGCTTGGTTTTACTTCAAGCTTACATCAGTTGTGGGAACGGCAAGATGAGGAGCAGCGACAGAGGATCAAAGCAGACTACCTTACAAGGGATTTTGAGAAACAGCTTAAAACCTTGCGAATGGAGAAGGGAAGGATTGAGCAGGAGCGTGGAATCTCACCTCCAGATAAAACCATGTCAAAGGTTTCTTCAGAGAGTGGAATCTCACCACTAGATGATCTAAAGGTGGATTTGGATTCAATGAGgaagaaattggaagaagaGAGGGCAAGGCACAAGGAAACAGCCAAATCAGTCCATGATGCAGCTTCCAGTAGTTTACAAGCAGGTTTGGTCCCAATTTTTCAGGCTCTGGGCAAGTTCACTTCCGAAGTTCTGAAAGCTCATGAAGAAGTTAGGCTTTGA
- the LOC133691196 gene encoding protein disulfide-isomerase-like: MASTVSFWSCIFLLSLIVALSAGEDESKEYVLTLDHSNFNETVSKHDFIVVEFYAPWCGHCKKLAPEYEKAASILSSNDPQVVLAKVDANEDANKEIASQYDVKGFPTIVILRKGGKSVQEYKGPREADGIVEYLKKQSGPASAELKSDDDATGFIGDKKVVIVGVFPKFSGDEFENFLAVAEKLRSDYEFGHTLDAKYLPRGESSVSGPLVRLFKPFDELFVDSKDFNVDALEKFVEESSIPIVTLFNKDPSNHPFVVKYFDSPLAKAMLFMNFSSENADSIRTKYQEVAGLHKGDGLVFLLGDVEASQGALQYFGLKEDQVPLIVIQTTDGQKYLKANLVSDQIAPWLKEYKEGKVPPFKKSEPIPEVNDEPVKVVVADSLDELVTKSGKNVFLEFYAPWCGHCQKLAPILEEVAISYQSDADVVIAKLDATANDIPSDTFDVKGFPTIFFRSATGKLVQYEGDRTKQDIIDFIEKNRDKIGQQEPAKEQEPAKEQEPAKDEL; this comes from the exons ATGGCTTCTACGGTTTCGTTCTGGTCTTGTATATTCCTCCTCTCTCTAATTGTAGCGCTCTCTGCTGGAGAGGATGAATCAAAGGAGTACGTGTTGACTCTAGATCACTCCAATTTCAATGAGACCGTTAGCAAGCACGATTTCATCGTCGTCGAATTCTACGCTCCCTG GTGTGGCCACTGTAAGAAGCTAGCTCCAGAG TACGAGAAAGCTGCTTCTATACTGAGCAGCAATGATCCTCAAGTTGTTCTTGCCAAAGTTGATGCGAATGAGGATGCTAACAAAGAGATCGCTAGTCAATATGACGTCAAGGGATTCCCCACTATTGTAATTTTGAGAAAGGGAGGGAAGTCTGTTCAAGAATACAAAGGTCCTCGTGAGGCAGATGGAATTGTTGAGTATCTGAAGAAACAAAGTGGTCCTGCTTCTGCTGAATTAAAATCAGATGATGATGCTACTGGTTTCATTGGTGACAAGAAAGTAGTAATT GTTGGGGTGTTCCCAAAGTTCTCTGGGGACGAGTTTGAGAATTTTTTGGCTGTAGCAGAGAAATTGCGTTCTGACTATGAATTCGGCCATACTTTGGATGCTAAGTACCTTCCACGCGGGGAATCATCAGTTTCTGGACCCCTAGTTAGATTGTTCAAGCCATTTGATGAACTCTTTGTTGATTCTAAG GACTTCAATGTGGATGCTCTTGAGAAGTTTGTTGAAGAGTCCAGCATCCCCATTGTGACTCTCTTCAATAAAGACCCAAGCAATCACCCTTTTGTTGTCAAATATTTTGACAGCCCCCTTGCTAAg GCTATGTTGTTTATGAACTTCAGCAGTGAAAATGCCGATTCCATTAGAACTAAGTATCAAGAAGTTGCTGGGCTACACAAAGGAGATGGATTAGTTTTTTTGCTGGGAGATGTTGAGGCTAGTCAAGGTGCCCTGCAG TATTTTGGACTCAAAGAGGACCAAGTGCCTCTTATCGTCATACAGACTACTGATGGACAGAAATACTTGAAGGCAAACTTGGTGTCTGATCAAATTGCTCCTTGGTTGAAGGAATACAAG GAAGGCAAGGTACCACCATTTAAGAAATCCGAACCTatccctgaagttaatgatgaGCCAGTGAAAGTTGTTGTTGCTGACAGCCTTGATGAATTGGTTACCAAATCTGGAAAAAATG TCTTTTTGGAGTTTTATGCCCCTTGGTGTGGTCACTGCCAAAAATTGGCGCCAATCTTGGAGGAAGTTGCTATCTCGTATCAAAGCGATGCTGATGTTGTTATTGCCAAGCTT GACGCAACTGCAAATGATATCCCAAGTGATACTTTCGACGTCAAAGGATTCCCCACAATTTTCTTTAGGTCAGCTACTGGAAAGTTGGTGCAGTATGAAGGAGATAGGACCAAGCAAGACATCATTGATTTCATTGAGAAGAACAGGGATAAAATTGGCCAACAAGAACCTGCAAAAGAACAAGAGCCAGCTAAAGAACAAGAGCCAGCTAAAGATGAACTTTGA
- the LOC133691197 gene encoding two-component response regulator ORR9-like — MEIMESGAVDTQHQEEEKHQQQKEEEGEEKHMEQRDQEGEEEEKHFHVLAVDDSFIDRKLLERLLKVSSYQVTFVDSGDKALEYLGLLDSIDNVNATSSSSSSQSPQQEGMKVNLIMTDYCMPGMSGYDLLKRVKGSYWKDVPVVVMSSENIPSRIRMCLEEGAEEFLLKPLQLSDVEKLQTHLLKSLDKYSSKRIDDNSFNTDSSNITVSNKSNSNNIVSKRKALSPEIEDRRPKMKGLAVV, encoded by the exons ATGGAGATAATGGAATCAGGTGCTGTTGATACACAACATcaggaagaagagaaacatcagcaacaaaaggaagaagaaggagaagagaaacATATGGAACAAAGGGATCAGGagggggaagaagaagagaaacattttCATGTCCTGGCAGTGGATGATAGTTTTATTGACAGGAAGCTTTTAGAAAGGCTGCTTAAAGTATCTTCATACCAAG TGACATTTGTGGACTCTGGGGATAAGGCTTTGGAATATTTAGGTCTCCTTGATAGCATAGACAATGTCAATGCAACctcttcttcttcgtcgtcCCAATCACCACAACAAGAG GGAATGAAAGTAAATTTGATCATGACTGATTACTGCATGCCTGGAATGAGCGGTTATGATTTACTCAAACGAGTCAAG GGATCTTATTGGAAAGATGTTCCAGTGGTGGTTATGTCCTCAGAGAATATACCTTCCAGAATTAGAAT GTGCTTGGAAGAAGGAGCAGAGGAGTTCTTATTGAAGCCACTTCAATTATCAGATGTTGAAAAACTTCAGACTCACCTTCTAAAGTCGCTTGACAAGTACTCTTCCAAAAGGATTGATGACAACAGTTTTAATACTGACAGCAGCAACATTACTGTTAGCAACAAGAGCAACAGCAACAATATTGTTAGCAAGAGGAAGGCATTGTCTCCAGAGATTGAGGACAGAAGACCTAAAATGAAAGGATTGGCTGTTGTATAG